A DNA window from Hordeum vulgare subsp. vulgare chromosome 1H, MorexV3_pseudomolecules_assembly, whole genome shotgun sequence contains the following coding sequences:
- the LOC123407318 gene encoding uncharacterized protein LOC123407318 yields MQPGPRPPKRARRSGKLGNVPFPVRSRRHMAPAAASTVDVLGDDLLQEVFILLPAPADLLRVALACRPFLRAARSAAFLRRFRRRHPFTCPLLLGCHLHRPGERRGNSAPHLLPAPPAAATSRVAERGDFALSFIPRRGRPGAAGAGTPWQILDCRNGRLLLRNRSSSQDLAVADPLARRWVSLPALPGDHPVGYALVADDGDYSVFQAACISRVGDTTELRAFVLSSADLRWADVGGLAQQPSLAASRAMQANRTLYWKLTGGQHMLALNTATTELAVLPLPPFLRELSFDVIEKGEDGAGGLHVLTMRGFCIEVWAGQDDGAGGLAWTLVDKSVRFHRAIAEMIGSEHFYHLTLDVIGVAAGVVFLRNGSCLFSIHLETMKMTRLSLNEGCPSPLIYPYTIAWPPAFLKPTEEGA; encoded by the coding sequence ATGCAACCTGGTCCAAGGCCGCCGAAACGAGCGCGTCGTAGTGGGAAACTGGGGAACGTCCCTTTCCCCGTCCGTTCCAGGCGCCACATGGCTCCGGCGGCCGCCTCCACCGTCGACGTCCTCGGCGACGACCTGCTGCAGGAGGTCTTCATCCTGCTCCCGGCACCGGCCGACCTCCTCCGCGTCGCCCTCGCCTGCCGCCCATTCCTCCGCGCCGCCCGCAGCGCCGCCTTCCTCCGCCgcttccgccgccgccaccccttcaCCTGCCCGCTCCTCCTCGGCTGCCACCTCCACCGCCCCGGCGAGCGCCGCGGGAACAGCGCCCCCCACCTGCTTCCcgcgccccccgccgccgccacgagccgcGTCGCCGAGCGCGGCGACTTCGCCCTGTCCTTCATCCCCCGCCGCGGCCGGCCGGGCGCCGCCGGTGCCGGCACCCCGTGGCAGATCCTCGACTGCCGCAACGGCCGCCTGCTGCTGCGCAACCGGTCGTCGTCCCAGGACCTCGCCGTCGCCGACCCGCTGGCCCGCCGCTGGGTCTCGCTCCCCGCGCTCCCCGGCGACCACCCCGTGGGGTACGCCCTCGTCGCCGACGACGGCGACTACTCGGTGTTCCAGGCGGCCTGCATTTCCCGGGTCGGCGACACCACGGAGCTGCGCGCCTTCGTCCTCTCCTCCGCCGACCTCCGGTGGGCGGACGTGGGCGGCCTCGCGCAGCAGCCCAGTCTCGCGGCCTCCCGGGCGATGCAGGCCAACCGGACGCTGTACTGGAAGCTAACGGGCGGGCAGCACATGCTGGCGCTGAACACGGCGACGACGGAGCTCGCCGTGCTGCCGCTCCCCCCTTTCCTGCGGGAGCTCAGCTTCGACGTCATCGAGAAGGGGGAGGACGGCGCCGGCGGGCTCCATGTGCTCACCATGCGTGGCTTCTGCATCGAGGTTTGGGCCGGCCAGGACGACGGCGCCGGTGGCCTGGCGTGGACGCTGGTGGACAAGTCGGTCAGGTTCCACAGGGCGATTGCAGAGATGATTGGCTCGGAACACTTTTACCATCTCACACTGGATGTCATCGGGGTGGCTGCTGGTGTTGTGTTCTTGCGCAATGGCAGTTGTCTCTTCTCCATTCATCTCGAGACCATGAAGATGACGAGGCTGTCTCTGAACGAGGGTTGCCCGTCCCCGCTGATATACCCTTACACGATAGCGTGGCCGCCGGCCTTCTTGAAGCCTACTGAAGAAGGTGCTTGA
- the LOC123407327 gene encoding uncharacterized protein LOC123407327 encodes MEISLDALLGVQRHGQDLAYRLAQGVSGLLLHVQPPQHPWPAPPLPLKLIPFDIELLAVPFVGGGGVDLPAVAVASFVEIGGRLGQAGSDLGGSIGGVVQQLSRQIPVSFRAEGARRRNWEGATASPTPAALHEGEAGLAAERAAEGCGVALEGVGERDSLEEVVAAVAAATGSAVAASAVGVRADGADGSDEDEDGFEFEIGTLGRFMKPQIYDGFLYRFRV; translated from the exons ATGGAGATCTCCCTGGACGCGCTGCTGGGCGTGCAGCGGCACGGGCAGGACCTGGCCTACAGGCTCGCGCAGGGCGTCTCGGGCCTCCTCCTCCACGTGCAGCCGCCGCAGCACCCGTGGCCCGCCCCGCCGCTGCCGCTCAAGCTCATCCCCTTCGACATCGAGCTCCTCGCCGTGCCCTTCGTCGGCGGCGGGGGCGTCGACCTCCCCGCCGTGGCCGTCGCCTCCTTCGTCGAGATCGGCGGCCGGCTCGGGCAGGCGGGCTCCGACCTCGGCGGCTCCATCGGCGGCGTCGTGCAGCAGCTGTCGCGGCAGATTCCCGTGTCGTTCCGCGCGGAGGGTGCCCGACGCCGGAACTGGGAGGGGGCCACTGCGTCGCCAACGCCTGCCGCGTTGCACGAGGGGGAGGCGGGGCTCGCTGCGGAGAGGGCTGCCGAGGGCTGCGGGGTAGCCTTGGAGGGTGTCGGGGAAAGGGATTCCCTCGAGGAGGTGGTTGCGGCGGTCGCGGCGGCCACTGGAAGTGCCGTCGCCGCCAGTGCGGTCGGTGTCAGGGCTGACGGTGCGGATGGGtcggatgaagacgaagacgggTTCGAGTTCGAGATTGGGACTCTGGGGAGATTTATGAAGCCTCAG ATTTATGATGGGTTTTTGTACAGGTTTAGAGTGTAA